In Scatophagus argus isolate fScaArg1 chromosome 7, fScaArg1.pri, whole genome shotgun sequence, a genomic segment contains:
- the LOC124061476 gene encoding receptor-type tyrosine-protein phosphatase eta-like isoform X16 — translation MFSLTEPEVVRNLTASDITTSSVFLTWTEPEGQSSFYRVQWTDGNFSGTAKVNETHLNITNLTAGVQYEINVTAVAADGITEGQSTAVTQYTKPEAVRNLSVTEITTSSVFLNWTEPEGQSSLYRVQWTDGNVSQTANVTETHLNIINLTAGVQYEINVTAVAADGITEGQGTTVSKYTKPEVVRNLTASDITTSSVFLNWTEPEGQSSFYRVQWTDGNFSGTAKVNETHLNITNLTAGVQYEINVTAVAADGITEGQSTAVTQYTKPEAVRNLSVTEITTSSVFLNWTEPEGQSSFYRVQWTDGNVSQTANVTETHLNIINLTAGVQYEINVTAVAADGITEGQGTTVSKYTKPEVVRNLTASDITTSSVFLNWTEPEGQSSFYRVQWTDGNFSGTAKVNETHLNITNLTAGVQYEINVTAVAADGITEGQSTAVTQYTKPEAVRNLSVTEITTSSVFLNWTEPEGQSSFYRVQWTDGNVSQTANVTETHLNIINLTAGVQYEINVTAVAADGITEGQGTTVSKYTKPEVVRNLTASDITTSSVFLNWTEPEGQSSFYRVQWTDGNFSGTAKVNETHLNITNLTAGVQYEINVTAVAADGITEGQSTAVTQYTKPEAVRNLSVTEITTSSVFLNWTEPEGQSSFYRVQWTDGNVSQTANVTETHLNIINLTAGVQYEINVTAVAADGITEGQGTTVSKYTKPEVVRNLTASDITTSSVFLNWTEPEGQSSFYRVQWTDGNVSQTAKVTETHLNITNLTAAVQYEINVAAVAADRITEGQGTTVSKYTKPEVVRNLTASDITTSSVFLNWTEPEGQSSLYRVQWTDGNVSQTAKVTETHLNIINLTAGVQYEINVTAVAADRITEGQGTTVSKYTKPEAVRNLSVTEITTSSVFLSWTEPEGQSSFYRVQWTDGNFSGIAKVNETHLNITNLTAGVQYEINVTAVAADKITEGQGTTVSKYTKPGKIGQHTVSVNTSSISVSWVSPPGEVFQYRVEWQPGDATTFILANRTFATLSNLIPGTTYTIRVIAVARDGQTGEPYTFTSFTQPAVVKNLTITHVTTSSVSLNWDKPNGIAAFYVVKWTVGEHSLNNTTNETSFTIQDLTPGTQYSITVVAGILSSKGESTSVTTFTKPVKPEGIMVTARGTDFLNISWTLPLGRSEHLVLKISNDDLKYSDNTTTPSTVTTARFAGLNPGRIFVITVTAVAGDFSNTSNQFAFATSPTPPGSIIISHKTNSSLHLRWPTPALMEGAPNISYHITYQEKDGEVLSSYAMVNNTELSSLQSGTSYNITLKTIGPQNLTSTVVRSSAFTRPNPVLNLTASPKSTTSVLVGWSYPQGAQPYYKYLVQTYSAVGAVSNTTVTINSTDVPQLEPGTNYTITVTTIAATESESTEEQTFSYTMPKAVTDLTVQEVNTTSIRLTWLRQSDHKSSYSYLVIVRLDMTVQKYSTENETYTFSLLTPGVLYTFDVFTVVGGVMSAVNSTSSYTKPAAVSDITVVGTTTNLSVSWSPATGQVVSYTVLLYRDSQLEGNGSDLSNNTLKTLFVGRKPGVLYCVVVVTKSGPLESKSSRICNATFPNPPGPITVESQTVKSINFTWPFPQNMDQHQSNFSVASFPGFNLIENNWFLLDNLQSGSPYNISVVTVGVFNYQSTAVTTENYTRPHPVSMLRGAEITTNAVTLVWEQRERKPHYSFVVQASNGSIFHSSTVSNTTYTITGLVAGSNYSFTVTTQTADGTQAAPVTESYFTQPETVQPNISSQGSNNSILVSWTKPPGKVEYYQVRLNSSSRPEEQVVNTNNTHWQFESLSAGRLYSARVITYSGPVNASSKVVTNATFPNPPGLIEILAKTNHSINIRWMEAPLMTGASFQYRLDITSPQRGVYISGTNTQHTFDSLFSGTSYNISVATVGALSFESKDVQIHMVTTKPFSVKSLRASAEEESIMVTWTNPDEYKESYRYRVTWDGSDGNEFTTQETKHNINRLVPGTRYNVKVTTETSDGTRSDTEQISICTNASPVKGLHCEGPNTTNAELILSWGSPNGQHSGFQVTLNNSSSRSTCCNHTVSNLHHNTVYNLTVETLSCGQHSIPVSHLCRTGITNPPIPKDYESMVIVSKKEHNKFFIQIDSRLLDNSNGPITHVGVLVTNNLPADISNWREYLGKNYEQWKAKKTPVYLATVRETISQSRSTENPLSIEIGNGVKWKGYTNGVLDASGKYLYAVVMFTNLSLQGDFVNGEISLVSRTGFDLAVELTRDPAVTAIAVGATLGIFCFLFIVLIGFIIYWRRLSNKESSDIQIHSLRAKVSVAVRTEDYEAYYKKQKADSNCGFAEEFEDLKLVGTGQSKTSALTLDNKPKNRYNNVLPYDSSRVKLSIIHGSPYDDYINANYIPGYNSRKEFIAAQGPLPVTVSEFWRMVWEKNVQTLVMLTRCNEQGRIKCEQYWDLGTKHFENITVTTTSEIPLEDWTIRDFDIKNVKTAETRSVRHFHFTAWPDHGVPETTELLISFRHLVREHMDQYSRNSPTVVHCSAGVGRTGTFIAIDRLIFQIERENIVDVYGIVYDLRMHRPLMVQTEDQYVFLNQCAMDIIRARTGTNVDLIYQNTAALSIYENVEPKKGFPKNGYHNA, via the exons ATGTTTTCCCTCACAGAGCCTGAAGTAGTCAGGAATCTCACTGCCTCTGACATCACAacatcctctgtgtttctgaccTGGACTGAACCAGAGGGACAGAGCTCCTTCTATAGAGTACAGTGGACTGATGGAAATTTCAGTGGGACAGCAAAAGTGAAtgagacacatttaaatattactaaCCTGACTGCTGGTGTCcagtatgaaataaatgttactgCAGTGGCAGCTGACGGGATTACTGAAGGACAGAGTACAGCTGTTACTCAATACACAA AGCCTGAGGCTGTCAGGAATCTCAGTGTCACTGAAATCACAAcgtcctctgtgtttctgaactGGACTGAACCAGAGGGACAGAGCTCCCTCTATAGAGTACAGTGgactgatggaaatgtcagtcagacagcaaATGTGACtgagacacatttaaatattattaaccTGACTGCTGGTGTCcagtatgaaataaatgttactgCAGTGGCAGCTGACGGGATTACTGAAGGACAAGGCACCACTGTGTCCAAATACACAA AGCCTGAAGTAGTCAGGAATCTCACTGCCTCTGACATCACAacatcctctgtgtttctgaactGGACTGAACCAGAGGGACAGAGCTCCTTCTATAGAGTACAGTGGACTGATGGAAATTTCAGTGGGACAGCAAAAGTGAAtgagacacatttaaatattactaaCCTGACTGCTGGTGTCcagtatgaaataaatgttactgCAGTGGCAGCTGACGGGATTACTGAAGGACAGAGTACAGCTGTTACTCAATACACAA AGCCTGAGGCTGTCAGGAATCTCAGTGTCACTGAAATCACAacatcctctgtgtttctgaactGGACTGAACCAGAGGGACAGAGCTCCTTCTATAGAGTACAGTGgactgatggaaatgtcagtcagacagcaaATGTGACtgagacacatttaaatattattaaccTGACTGCTGGTGTCcagtatgaaataaatgttactgCAGTGGCAGCTGACGGGATTACTGAAGGACAAGGCACCACTGTGTCCAAATACACAA AGCCTGAAGTAGTCAGGAATCTCACTGCCTCTGACATCACAacatcctctgtgtttctgaactGGACTGAACCAGAGGGACAGAGCTCCTTCTATAGAGTACAGTGGACTGATGGAAATTTCAGTGGGACAGCAAAAGTGAAtgagacacatttaaatattactaaCCTGACTGCTGGTGTCcagtatgaaataaatgttactgCAGTGGCAGCTGACGGGATTACTGAAGGACAGAGTACAGCTGTTACTCAATACACAA AGCCTGAGGCTGTCAGGAATCTCAGTGTCACTGAAATCACAAcgtcctctgtgtttctgaactGGACTGAACCAGAGGGACAGAGCTCCTTCTATAGAGTACAGTGgactgatggaaatgtcagtcagacagcaaATGTGACtgagacacatttaaatattattaaccTGACTGCTGGTGTCcagtatgaaataaatgttactgCAGTGGCAGCTGACGGGATTACTGAAGGACAAGGCACCACTGTGTCCAAATACACAA AGCCTGAAGTAGTCAGGAATCTCACTGCCTCTGACATCACAacatcctctgtgtttctgaactGGACTGAACCAGAGGGACAGAGCTCCTTCTATAGAGTACAGTGGACTGATGGAAATTTCAGTGGGACAGCAAAAGTGAAtgagacacatttaaatattactaaCCTGACTGCTGGTGTCcagtatgaaataaatgttactgCAGTGGCAGCTGACGGGATTACTGAAGGACAGAGTACAGCTGTTACTCAATACACAA AGCCTGAGGCTGTCAGGAATCTCAGTGTCACTGAAATCACAacatcctctgtgtttctgaactGGACTGAACCAGAGGGACAGAGCTCCTTCTATAGAGTACAGTGgactgatggaaatgtcagtcagacagcaaATGTGACtgagacacatttaaatattattaaccTGACTGCTGGTGTCcagtatgaaataaatgttactgCAGTGGCAGCTGACGGGATTACTGAAGGACAAGGCACCACTGTGTCCAAATACACAA AGCCTGAAGTAGTCAGGAATCTCACTGCCTCTGACATCACAacatcctctgtgtttctgaactGGACTGAACCAGAGGGACAGAGCTCCTTCTATAGAGTACAGTGgactgatggaaatgtcagtcagacagcaaaagtgactgagacacatttaaatattactaacctaactgctgctgtccagtatgaaataaatgttgctGCAGTGGCAGCTGACAGGATTACTGAAGGACAAGGCACCACTGTGTCCAAATACACAA AGCCTGAAGTAGTCAGGAATCTCACTGCCTCTGACATCACAacatcctctgtgtttctgaactGGACTGAACCAGAGGGACAGAGCTCCCTCTATAGAGTACAGTGgactgatggaaatgtcagtcagacagcaaaagtgactgagacacatttaaatattattaaccTGACTGCTGGTGTCcagtatgaaataaatgttactgCAGTGGCAGCTGACAGGATTACTGAAGGACAAGGCACCACTGTGTCCAAATACACAA AGCCTGAGGCTGTCAGGAATCTCAGTGTCACTGAAATCACAacatcctctgtgtttctgagcTGGACTGAACCAGAGGGACAGAGCTCCTTCTATAGAGTACAGTGGACTGATGGAAATTTCAGTGGGATAGCAAAAGTGAAtgagacacatttaaatattactaaCCTAACTGCTGGTGTCcagtatgaaataaatgttactgCAGTGGCAGCTGACAAGATTACTGAAGGACAAGGCACCACTGTGTCCAAATACACAA AACCTGGCAAAATTGGGCAACATACTGTGTCTGTAAacacctcctccatctctgtgaGCTGGGTCTCGCCTCCTGGTGAGGTGTTTCAGTACAGGGTGGAGTGGCAACCTGGTGACGCAACAACGTTCATACTCGCAAATCGTACCTTTGCTACGCTATCAAACCTGATCCCTGGTACCACCTACACAATCAGAGTGATTGCTGTTGCCCGAGACGGTCAAACAGGAGAGCCTTACACATTCACTTCATTCACAC AACCTGCTGTGGTCAAGAACCTCACCATCACTCATGTCACAACATCGTCTGTGTCTCTGAACTGGGATAAACCAAACGGCATTGCTGCCTTCTATGTAGTCAAGTGGACTGTAGGGGAACACAGCCTTAACAACACCACGAACGAAACCTCCTTTACTATCCAAGATTTAACCCCTGGAACCCAGTACAGCATTACGGTTGTTGCAGGAATTCTCTCAAGCAAAGGAGAAAGTACCTCTGTTACTACATTTACAA AGCCTGTAAAGCCTGAGGGCATCATGGTTACAGCAAGGGGAACTGATTTCCTGAACATCAGCTGGACTTTGCCTCTAGGGAGGTCTGAGCACTTGGTGCTGAAAATCTCCAATGATGACCTGAAATATTCTGATAACACTACAACACCAAGCACGGTCACCACAGCCCGCTTTGCTGGCTTAAATCCTGGAAGAATCTTTGTTATCACAGTGACTGCTGTGGCTGGAGACTTCAGTAACACTTCTAATCAGTTTGCATTTGCCACTT CTCCTACACCTCCCGGttccatcatcatcagtcacaaGACAAACTCTTCGCTCCATCTGAGGTGGCCAACTCCTGCTTTGATGGAGGGTGCTCCGAACATCAGCTACCATATCACCTACCAGGAGAAGGATGGGGAAGTACTCAGTTCATACGCCATGGTCAATAACACAGAGCTGTCCTCGCTTCAATCCGGAACATCCTACAAtataactttaaaaacaattgGACCGCAAAATTTAACGAGCACGGTTGTCCGTAGTTCTGCTTTCACCA GGCCAAACCCTGTGTTGAACCTTACAGCCAGCCCAAAATCCACCACCTCAGTTCTTGTTGGGTGGTCATACCCACAGGGAGCCCAGCCGTATTACAAATACTTGGTTCAAACCTACAGTGCTGTGGGAGCAGTGTCTAACACAACAGTCACCATTAACAGCACTGATGTACCGCAGCTGGAGCCAGGAACTAATTATACCATCACTGTCACAACGATCGCGGCAACAGAAAGTGAATCCACAGAGGAACAGACTTTCAGTTACACAA TGCCCAAAGCAGTGACAGACCTCACAGTGCAAGAAGTGAACACAACGTCCATCCGGCTGACGTGGCTCAGACAAAGTGACCATAAAAGCTCTTACTCCTATCTGGTGATAGTGCGACTGGATATGACGGTTCAGAAATATTCAACTGAGAATGAGACTTACACCTTCTCCCTCCTGACCCCTGGAGTATTGTACACCTTTGATGTGTTTACAGTTGTAGGCGGAGTCATGTCTGCAGTAAACAGCACATCAAGTTACACAA AGCCTGCAGCCGTTTCTGACATCACAGTTGTGGGAACTACGACTAACCTGTCAGTGAGCTGGAGCCCTGCAACCGGGCAGGTGGTCTCCTACACTGTCCTGCTGTACAGAGACAGCCAGTTGGAGGGAAATGGGTCAGATCTGAGCAACAATACCCTAAAAACGCTGTTTGTGGGCCGGAAACCAGGAGTGCTGTACTGTGTGGTGGTCGTCACCAAAAGCGGACCTTTAGAGAGTAAAAGTTCAAGAATTTGCAACGCAACTT TTCCCAACCCTCCGGGCCCCATCACGGTAGAGTCGCAGACTGTGAAGTCCATCAACTTTACCTGGCCCTTTCCACAGAACATGGACCAACATCAGAGCAACTTCAGTGTGGCCAGCTTTCCTGGCTTCAATCTGATTGAAAACAACTGGTTCCTGCTGGACAATCTCCAGTCTGGAAGCCCCTACAATATCTCTGTTGTTACTGTAGGAGTGTTTAACTATCAGAGCACAGCAGTGACAACAGAAAACTATACCA GACCACACCCTGTATCGATGCTGAGAGGGGCAGAAATCACCACAAATGCAGTGACCTTGGTGTGGGAGCAGCGGGAGAGAAAACCTCACTACTCATTTGTGGTGCAGGCCTCCAATGGCTCCATTTTTCATTCCAGCACAGTATCTAACACCACATACACAATCACTGGACTTGTTGCTGGGAGCAACTACAGCTTCACTGTCACtacacagacagcagatggCACTCAGGCAGCTCCTGTGACAGAGTCCTACTTTACAC AGCCTGAAACAGTGCAACCCAATATCTCCAGCCAGGGCTCCAATAACTCAATCCTGGTGTCATGGACAAAACCTCCTGGCAAAGTGGAGTATTATCAGGTTCGTCTAAATAGCAGTTCCCGACCAGAGGAGCAAGTGGTGAACACCAACAACACCCACTGGCAGTTTGAGAGCCTGTCTGCTGGAAGGCTTTATTCTGCCAGAGTAATCACATACAGTGGACCTGTTAATGCATCATCTAAAGTTGTCACTAATGCAACTT TCCCTAATCCTCCTGGGCTGATTGAGATCCTGGCGAAGACAAACCACTCCATTAACATTAGGTGGATGGAAGCTCCTCTGATGACTGGTGCATCATTCCAGTACCGGTTGGATATCACTTCACCCCAGAGAGGAGTTTACATCAGTGGCACCAATACCCAGCATACTTTTGACTCTCTGTTTTCTGGGACTTCCTACAACATATCTGTTGCCACAGTGGGTGCATTGAGTTTTGAGAGTAAGGACGTTCAGATCCACATGGTCACCACAA AACCGTTCAGCGTGAAGTCTCTCAGGGCCTCTGCAGAAGAGGAGAGCATCATGGTCACGTGGACCAATCCCGACGAATACAAGGAAAGCTATCGTTATCGTGTGACGTGGGATGGCTCGGATGGAAATGAATTTACCACGCAGGAAACTAAGCATAATATCAATCGTCTGGTTCCTGGCACACGCTATAACGTAAAAGTCACTACAGAGACCTCTGATGGAACACGGAGCGATACAGAGCAGATTTCCATCTGCACAA ACGCAAGCCCAGTGAAAGGCTTACATTGTGAAGgtccaaacacaacaaatgcagAACTGATCCTGTCCTGGGGCAGTCCCAACGGCCAACACTCTGGCTTCCAGGTCACTTTAAACAATAGCAGCTCCAGAAGCACCTGTTGTAATCATACCGTGTCCAATCTTCATCACAATACTGTATACAACCTGACTGTGGAGACTCTGAGCTGTGGACAACACAGCATTCCTGTGTCTCATCTCTGCAGGACAGGCATCACAA ATCCACCCATTCCAAAGGACTATGAGTCTATGGTAATAGTGAGTAAAAAGGAACACAACAAGTTCTTCATTCAGATTGACTCCAGACTGCTGGATAACAGCAATGGGCCCATCACACATGTTGGAGTGCTGGTGACAAATAACCTCCCTG CTGACATTTCCAATTGGAGAGAGTATTTGGGGAAGAACTACGAGCAGTGGAAGGCAAAGAAAACTCCAGTCTACCTGGCAACAGTCAGAGAGACCATCTCACAATCACGCAGTACAGAAAACCCTCTGAGCATTGAAATTGGAAATGGAGTCAAATGGAAGGGCTACACTAATGGTGTTCTGGACGCAAGTGGAAAATACCT ATATGCTGTTGTGATGTTCACCAATCTGTCTCTGCAAGGCGACTTTGTGAACGGTGAAATCTCACTGGTTTCACGCACAGGCTTTGATCTTGCTGTTGAACTAACAAGGGACCCTG ctGTCACTGCCATTGCTGTCGGAGCAACACTCGGaattttttgctttctcttcatcGTGCTCATTGGCTTCATTATCTACTGGAGAAG GTTATCCAACAAAGAATCATCAGACATCCAGATTCATTCCTTAAG agcCAAAGT AAGTGTGGCTGTGAGGACGGAGGACTACGAGGCTTACTATAAGAAGCAGAAAGCAGACTCCAACTGTGGCTTTGCTGAGGAGTTTGAG GACCTGAAGCTTGTTGGTACAGGTCAGTCGAAAACAAGTGCTCTGACTTTGGACAACAAGCCCAAGAACCGCTACAACAACGTGCTTCCCT ATGACTCTTCTAGGGTGAAACTCTCTATTATCCATGGAAGTCCATATGATGACTACATCAATGCTAACTACATCCCG GGTTACAACTCCAGGAAGGAATTTATTGCAGCTCAGGGTCCTTTGCCTGTCACAGTGAGTGAGTTCTGGAGGATGGTCTGGGAGAAGAATGTCCAGACTCTGGTCATGCTGACACGCTGTAACGAACAGGGACGA ATAAAATGTGAACAATACTGGGATTTAGGCACCAAGCACTTTGAAAACATCACTGTTACAACCACCTCTGAAATACCACTTGAAGACTGGACCATCAGGgactttgacattaaaaat GTAAAAACAGCAGAGACCCGTTCGGTGCGTCACTTCCACTTCACAGCCTGGCCGGATCACGGTGTACCTGAAACTACTGAGCTCCTCATCAGCTTCAGACATCTGGTCAGAG